ACGATTTCTGAGCAGTGATAGTGAGCCGCGAGACACAACACACGAAATTTCGATAGAGATCCCTTTAAACCCGTCAATTCCGGAAAGAATGGAGGTGACCATCAAATGAATGCGATCGACGCACAGCCCGTCCTTGCCACCATTTTATGTCATAGCTTTCCTGTATCATCCGCGTGCTCGAGATGTATCTCAGTTTTTATCTTTATCGGTTGTCACGTGGATGAACGCGCATATTCACTCGTCCTGGGTCGAGCAGCACGGATGGTGATGGATCGATGGATTCGGTTACGCGATCGAGTTTGGCACGCTGTGTAAGCGTCGCGAGTGCGAGTTTCAGTTCAGTCATCGCAAACCGCATCCCAATGCAGTGGCGCGGTCCACCGCCGAACGGGAGATATGCGTATTCAGGACGACTGGTGGTCTCTGTCCAGCGCTCGGGAGTGAACGAATTGGGATCGTCCCACCAGCGTGGATCTCGTTGGACATCGTACGTTGCAAGCTGCAGCGTCGCATCGGAAGAGATTCGATACCCACCGAGTGTGGTTTGCTGGCGCGGCTGACGATAAATGATGTAAACAGGAGGATAGAGCCTGAGCGTCTCTTTGATGACGTGTTCGGTATAGTCGAGCGAGTCAAGGTCGGTGGCTGTCGGACGGGAGCTACCGCATACCGCGTTCAGTTCCCGTTCGAGGCGCCTCCGAGTAGCCGGGTGATCCGAGAGCAGCCAGAGCGCGTACGTGAGTGCGAGTGCTGTCGTCTCGTGACCGGCGAATAAGAAGGTGACGAGCTGATCTCGTACCATCGACTTGTCCATCGCATCCCCAAAATCGGTATCCAACAGTACTGCCAAAAGGTCGTCGTGCGCATCAGGCCTATCGTCTCGTTCAGCAATCAACGTCTCGATAAGCTCGTCTAGATCAGCCATCGCGCGATCGAATCGTCGCTCGGTTGGCGTCCGTGGTGCCCACTCCGGGATCAGTGTCATTGCTCCGGTAATGTCCACTCGATCTGCGATAGCATCGACAGCGTTTCGAACGACGGTACCGCGGCGGTGTCCATCGAGATCGATATTGAACACAGTGGACGCAAGAATTGAGAGCGTGAGTTTCGAGCACGCTTTTCGAAGGTCGATCGTACCTTCCTTCTCCCACGAGTCCGCGGTGGCTGCGGTTTCAGCCACGATTGTATCTGCGTACGTTCGGATGCGGTTGGGGGTGAACACAGGTTGGAGGCCAGAGCGCTGGCGCTGCCACTGCTCTCCTTCGGCGAACGCGATACCGTTTGAGGCGAACACGTCCCCAAACTCCATTTCGATCTGTCCCTTCCAGAAGACATCGTTGCGCGAAACCAGAACCGACTCGATCAGTTCCGGATCGTAGACGACGACAAACGTTCTCCCAATCGCGTTGTACGCGACAACATCACCGTATTCGTGAAGTGATGCTGAAAATTCTAAACCGTCTCGAAGAAAGGCAATCGTATTACCGACCACCGGAAGGACCTTCGGGCCGGGCGGGTGCGTGCCATTCGATCGGTCACTCGCTTTTCTCTCCTCACAACGCCTCCCGTCCCCTTCATCGGTCCACTCCGTCGTGCAGTCTGTCGTATCGTTCATCAATCGTGCATTGACGATGATAGCCCGTCGGTATTGCCGCGAAACACTGAACTTTTTTAAGTAAAAACAGTCGTACTGTGCGATCGATCGACCTCGTTCTGGGACTTCCCGAATCGATGCAACTGCCCGTGCCAGCGTCCGTATCGACAGCTGCGGTGGTACGCGAGGAGCTGCTTTCGTGGCAGATTCACGAGGAAACCGATGTAGTTTGCTTTCTGTCGCTCGTTATCGGTGAAATGGATCCCATCCAGACGGCGGTCGACGATCTCGACGTTGTCCATCGGTCCGACTTCACTGTCGTCGATGACGATACGTTCTACATCTACGCCGAGATGGATGTTCGCGCGGTCGACCGGAGGCTCTGGTCTGCTATCGATCGTCGTGCAATCCTCGTCCCTCCTATCGTTTACACAGACGATGGAACGCTTCAGCTAACGATCCTTGGTGACGAGGAGGCACTCAGTCGGACTATGAATCGCGTTCCAGACGAGATCACGGTGAATGTCACGCGTGTCGGCGAACATCGCCACTCGATTGCATCGCTTGCAGGTCGACTCACTCATCGTCAGTTCGAGGCTCTAACAGTTGCGCGTGATCTTGGCTATTATGAAGTACCGCGCAAGACTGCCCTCAGTGACGTTGCATCGGAGCTCGACTGCTCAGAAAGTGCCGCCTCGACACTGCTCCGGAAAGGAGAGCGAACGCTCGTAAACGCTGCTCTGGGCAACTGATAGTCCCACAATGCCATCAGGTCACACTCACAGTCACCAAACGAAGTGGACGAGTATCCACGCGAATCCGATCGCCACGCCGGCTCCAGTGAGATTCCCAACGGCATTGAGCACTGCGTGGGTTCGATCATCTGACTCCCAGAGACGTATCGTCTCGTACGAAAACGAGGAAAACGTCGTGAACGACCCACACGCGCCGGTTCCGAGGAGCAACAACAGTTGCTCGCTCGCACTGGTCAATGTGAGGATCGCCAGCACGAAGCTCCCGACGACGTTCACGATGAGCGTTCCAGCAGGAAATCTCTCGGTATC
The nucleotide sequence above comes from Halocatena marina. Encoded proteins:
- a CDS encoding helix-turn-helix domain-containing protein, with amino-acid sequence MRSIDLVLGLPESMQLPVPASVSTAAVVREELLSWQIHEETDVVCFLSLVIGEMDPIQTAVDDLDVVHRSDFTVVDDDTFYIYAEMDVRAVDRRLWSAIDRRAILVPPIVYTDDGTLQLTILGDEEALSRTMNRVPDEITVNVTRVGEHRHSIASLAGRLTHRQFEALTVARDLGYYEVPRKTALSDVASELDCSESAASTLLRKGERTLVNAALGN
- a CDS encoding cytochrome P450, which gives rise to MNDTTDCTTEWTDEGDGRRCEERKASDRSNGTHPPGPKVLPVVGNTIAFLRDGLEFSASLHEYGDVVAYNAIGRTFVVVYDPELIESVLVSRNDVFWKGQIEMEFGDVFASNGIAFAEGEQWQRQRSGLQPVFTPNRIRTYADTIVAETAATADSWEKEGTIDLRKACSKLTLSILASTVFNIDLDGHRRGTVVRNAVDAIADRVDITGAMTLIPEWAPRTPTERRFDRAMADLDELIETLIAERDDRPDAHDDLLAVLLDTDFGDAMDKSMVRDQLVTFLFAGHETTALALTYALWLLSDHPATRRRLERELNAVCGSSRPTATDLDSLDYTEHVIKETLRLYPPVYIIYRQPRQQTTLGGYRISSDATLQLATYDVQRDPRWWDDPNSFTPERWTETTSRPEYAYLPFGGGPRHCIGMRFAMTELKLALATLTQRAKLDRVTESIDPSPSVLLDPGRVNMRVHPRDNR
- the crcB gene encoding fluoride efflux transporter CrcB, giving the protein MTTIEPAHIVGTGGALGALLRYAVSEWIDTERFPAGTLIVNVVGSFVLAILTLTSASEQLLLLLGTGACGSFTTFSSFSYETIRLWESDDRTHAVLNAVGNLTGAGVAIGFAWILVHFVW